The proteins below come from a single Paracoccus sp. SCSIO 75233 genomic window:
- a CDS encoding ABC transporter permease, which translates to MTGRVLLACAVLFLVAFLSRPESFAALFRPLTSNNAPPIYTQTSLLRLTVSHIGLVLAAVVASTVVAVGLAILVTRPAGREFLPLARTVTAVGQTFPPVAVLALAVPVLGFGAWPTLVALFLYGLLPIFENTLTGLTNLPPQVVEAARGMGLTQRQRLLQIELPLATPLILAGVRLSAVISLGTATIGSTVAAKTLGETIIAGLLTSNTAFVVQGGLVVGILAVMIYEAFQALESRAAKRIGLSRA; encoded by the coding sequence ATGACGGGTCGTGTGCTTTTGGCCTGTGCCGTGCTGTTTCTGGTGGCCTTTCTGAGCAGACCGGAAAGTTTCGCCGCCTTGTTCAGGCCACTGACCAGTAACAATGCGCCGCCGATATATACCCAGACCAGCCTGTTGCGTCTGACGGTTTCCCATATCGGGCTGGTGCTGGCGGCGGTTGTCGCCTCGACCGTCGTGGCGGTTGGGCTCGCGATCCTCGTGACCCGGCCCGCCGGGCGTGAGTTCCTGCCGCTGGCCCGGACCGTGACCGCCGTGGGCCAGACCTTCCCGCCCGTTGCCGTGCTGGCGCTTGCGGTGCCGGTCTTGGGTTTCGGCGCCTGGCCGACGCTGGTGGCGCTGTTCCTGTACGGGCTGCTGCCGATTTTCGAGAATACGCTGACCGGGCTGACCAATCTGCCCCCGCAGGTTGTCGAGGCGGCGCGTGGTATGGGGCTGACCCAGCGTCAGCGCTTGCTCCAGATCGAGCTGCCGCTGGCCACGCCGCTGATCCTCGCCGGGGTGCGGTTGTCGGCGGTGATCTCGCTTGGGACGGCGACGATTGGCTCTACGGTCGCGGCCAAGACGCTGGGTGAGACGATCATCGCCGGGCTGCTGACCTCCAACACGGCGTTTGTCGTGCAGGGCGGTCTGGTGGTGGGCATCCTGGCCGTGATGATCTATGAGGCGTTTCAGGCGCTCGAATCCCGCGCCGCGAAACGGATCGGCCTGTCGCGGGCCTGA